Proteins from one Pristis pectinata isolate sPriPec2 chromosome 34, sPriPec2.1.pri, whole genome shotgun sequence genomic window:
- the LOC127586059 gene encoding hepatocyte cell adhesion molecule-like isoform X3: MSGCTSYTFVILFLFIQLGTSTDEWKARKPSQELFGAIGSSILLPGFSNEEVKKVQHVRWAFHDIRILDYYNASHKNSFTNSYKNRCTFLASNGSLLLKNIRIQDTGLYKVDLDLNANSSRVIKLTVIEQLSKPSISTNSNFVDTDIELDCQVSAGNASSVLWLKDDKVITNGRYQFMENNLKLFITNAKKSDCGIYWCIIENPVSKENSSYSLFIHALPFQRNMLLFLHFAAVFALVILVAAISCWTNTLGHSGTTVTMIVLSCLLLTLIILSMCSMKSYDIEWFNNMLSTKLCRVTLDVVTPVSGIIVICSSAILISEIMKQAGKGCEASGNLQTSIIAAVVVPLVILVAVFATYARFYAKHRQKQRTQTSTSHQQEELDQLRSPEEIPLQPISGGNVTSSNSVDREEPS, from the exons ATGAATGGAAAGCAAGGAAGCCAAGCCAGGAATTGTTTGGTGCCATTGGTTCTTCCATTTTGTTGCCTGGTTTCAGCAATGAAGAAGTTAAGAAAGTCCAACATGTTCGGTGGGCATTCCATGACATACGGATTCTAGATTATTACAACGCATCACACAAGAACAGCTTCACCAACTCATATAAGAACCGATGCACCTTCTTGGCTTCCAATGGATCATTGTTGCTGAAAAATATAAGAATTCAAGATACCGGACTCTACAAAGTTGACCTTGATTTAAATGCCAACAGCAGCAGGGTGATAAAACTGACTGTAATTG AACAACTGTCAAAACCTTCCATCAGCACTAACTCCAACTTTGTGGATACCGACATTGAACTGGACTGTCAAGTGTCTGCGGGAAATGCAAGTTCTGTTCTCTGGCTGAAAGACGACAAAGTGATAACAAACGGCCGATATCAGTTCATGGAAAACAATCTCAAGTTATTTATTACTAACGCCAAAAAATCAGACTGTGGCATATACTGGTGCATCATAGAGAACCCTGTTAGTAAAGAAAACAGTTCTTATTCACTTTTTATTCATG CTCTTCCATTTCAACGAAACATGCTGCTATTTTTGCATTTTGCTGCAGTGTTTGCACTTGTCATTCTCGTTGCCGCAATTTCATGCTGGACAAACACTCTAG GACATTCTGGAACCACAGTGACCATGATAGTGCTTTCGTGTCTTCTGCTAACACTGATCATATTATCGATGTGTAGTATGAAGAGCTATGACATCGAATGGTTTAATAACATGTTGTCAACCAAAC TTTGCCGTGTCACGCTGGATGTGGTAACTCCAGTGAGTGGAATCATTGTGATTTGTTCATCGGCAATTCTGATTTCAGAAATAATGAAACAAGCTG GAAAAGGATGTGAAGCATCGGGCAATCTACAAACAAGTATAATCGCTGCTGTGGTAGTGCCATTGGTTATTCTCGTTGCAGTCTTTGCAACTTACGCCAGATTTT ATGCAAAACACAGGCAGAAACAGAGAACGCAGACCTCAACTTCACATCAACAAGAGGAGCTTGACCAACTTCGTAGCCCT GAAGAAATACCACTGCAACCAATATCGGGAGGAAACGTAACTTCAAG taaTTCTGTTGATAGGGAGGAACCATCTTAA
- the LOC127586059 gene encoding uncharacterized protein LOC127586059 isoform X1, giving the protein MSGCTSYTFVILFLFIQLGTSTDEWKARKPSQELFGAIGSSILLPGFSNEEVKKVQHVRWAFHDIRILDYYNASHKNSFTNSYKNRCTFLASNGSLLLKNIRIQDTGLYKVDLDLNANSSRVIKLTVIEQLSKPSISTNSNFVDTDIELDCQVSAGNASSVLWLKDDKVITNGRYQFMENNLKLFITNAKKSDCGIYWCIIENPVSKENSSYSLFIHGFSSLHYSTLVLSIVTLISGVAVFVGIIISCLHEDSTTITLPFQRNMLLFLHFAAVFALVILVAAISCWTNTLGHSGTTVTMIVLSCLLLTLIILSMCSMKSYDIEWFNNMLSTKLCRVTLDVVTPVSGIIVICSSAILISEIMKQAGKGCEASGNLQTSIIAAVVVPLVILVAVFATYARFYAKHRQKQRTQTSTSHQQEELDQLRSPEEIPLQPISGGNVTSSNSVDREEPS; this is encoded by the exons ATGAATGGAAAGCAAGGAAGCCAAGCCAGGAATTGTTTGGTGCCATTGGTTCTTCCATTTTGTTGCCTGGTTTCAGCAATGAAGAAGTTAAGAAAGTCCAACATGTTCGGTGGGCATTCCATGACATACGGATTCTAGATTATTACAACGCATCACACAAGAACAGCTTCACCAACTCATATAAGAACCGATGCACCTTCTTGGCTTCCAATGGATCATTGTTGCTGAAAAATATAAGAATTCAAGATACCGGACTCTACAAAGTTGACCTTGATTTAAATGCCAACAGCAGCAGGGTGATAAAACTGACTGTAATTG AACAACTGTCAAAACCTTCCATCAGCACTAACTCCAACTTTGTGGATACCGACATTGAACTGGACTGTCAAGTGTCTGCGGGAAATGCAAGTTCTGTTCTCTGGCTGAAAGACGACAAAGTGATAACAAACGGCCGATATCAGTTCATGGAAAACAATCTCAAGTTATTTATTACTAACGCCAAAAAATCAGACTGTGGCATATACTGGTGCATCATAGAGAACCCTGTTAGTAAAGAAAACAGTTCTTATTCACTTTTTATTCATG GTTTTTCATCTCTGCATTACTCTACCCTGGTTCTGTCCATTGTCACCCTAATTTCTGGCGTGGCTGTCTTCGTCGGCATAATAATTTCATGTCTTCATGAAGACAGCACGACAATAA CTCTTCCATTTCAACGAAACATGCTGCTATTTTTGCATTTTGCTGCAGTGTTTGCACTTGTCATTCTCGTTGCCGCAATTTCATGCTGGACAAACACTCTAG GACATTCTGGAACCACAGTGACCATGATAGTGCTTTCGTGTCTTCTGCTAACACTGATCATATTATCGATGTGTAGTATGAAGAGCTATGACATCGAATGGTTTAATAACATGTTGTCAACCAAAC TTTGCCGTGTCACGCTGGATGTGGTAACTCCAGTGAGTGGAATCATTGTGATTTGTTCATCGGCAATTCTGATTTCAGAAATAATGAAACAAGCTG GAAAAGGATGTGAAGCATCGGGCAATCTACAAACAAGTATAATCGCTGCTGTGGTAGTGCCATTGGTTATTCTCGTTGCAGTCTTTGCAACTTACGCCAGATTTT ATGCAAAACACAGGCAGAAACAGAGAACGCAGACCTCAACTTCACATCAACAAGAGGAGCTTGACCAACTTCGTAGCCCT GAAGAAATACCACTGCAACCAATATCGGGAGGAAACGTAACTTCAAG taaTTCTGTTGATAGGGAGGAACCATCTTAA
- the LOC127586059 gene encoding uncharacterized protein LOC127586059 isoform X2: MSGCTSYTFVILFLFIQLGTSTDEWKARKPSQELFGAIGSSILLPGFSNEEVKKVQHVRWAFHDIRILDYYNASHKNSFTNSYKNRCTFLASNGSLLLKNIRIQDTGLYKVDLDLNANSSRVIKLTVIEQLSKPSISTNSNFVDTDIELDCQVSAGNASSVLWLKDDKVITNGRYQFMENNLKLFITNAKKSDCGIYWCIIENPVSKENSSYSLFIHGFSSLHYSTLVLSIVTLISGVAVFVGIIISCLHEDSTTITLPFQRNMLLFLHFAAVFALVILVAAISCWTNTLGHSGTTVTMIVLSCLLLTLIILSMCSMKSYDIEWFNNMLSTKLCRVTLDVVTPVSGIIVICSSAILISEIMKQAGKGCEASGNLQTSIIAAVVVPLVILVAVFATYARFYAKHRQKQRTQTSTSHQQEELDQLRSPKYHCNQYREET, translated from the exons ATGAATGGAAAGCAAGGAAGCCAAGCCAGGAATTGTTTGGTGCCATTGGTTCTTCCATTTTGTTGCCTGGTTTCAGCAATGAAGAAGTTAAGAAAGTCCAACATGTTCGGTGGGCATTCCATGACATACGGATTCTAGATTATTACAACGCATCACACAAGAACAGCTTCACCAACTCATATAAGAACCGATGCACCTTCTTGGCTTCCAATGGATCATTGTTGCTGAAAAATATAAGAATTCAAGATACCGGACTCTACAAAGTTGACCTTGATTTAAATGCCAACAGCAGCAGGGTGATAAAACTGACTGTAATTG AACAACTGTCAAAACCTTCCATCAGCACTAACTCCAACTTTGTGGATACCGACATTGAACTGGACTGTCAAGTGTCTGCGGGAAATGCAAGTTCTGTTCTCTGGCTGAAAGACGACAAAGTGATAACAAACGGCCGATATCAGTTCATGGAAAACAATCTCAAGTTATTTATTACTAACGCCAAAAAATCAGACTGTGGCATATACTGGTGCATCATAGAGAACCCTGTTAGTAAAGAAAACAGTTCTTATTCACTTTTTATTCATG GTTTTTCATCTCTGCATTACTCTACCCTGGTTCTGTCCATTGTCACCCTAATTTCTGGCGTGGCTGTCTTCGTCGGCATAATAATTTCATGTCTTCATGAAGACAGCACGACAATAA CTCTTCCATTTCAACGAAACATGCTGCTATTTTTGCATTTTGCTGCAGTGTTTGCACTTGTCATTCTCGTTGCCGCAATTTCATGCTGGACAAACACTCTAG GACATTCTGGAACCACAGTGACCATGATAGTGCTTTCGTGTCTTCTGCTAACACTGATCATATTATCGATGTGTAGTATGAAGAGCTATGACATCGAATGGTTTAATAACATGTTGTCAACCAAAC TTTGCCGTGTCACGCTGGATGTGGTAACTCCAGTGAGTGGAATCATTGTGATTTGTTCATCGGCAATTCTGATTTCAGAAATAATGAAACAAGCTG GAAAAGGATGTGAAGCATCGGGCAATCTACAAACAAGTATAATCGCTGCTGTGGTAGTGCCATTGGTTATTCTCGTTGCAGTCTTTGCAACTTACGCCAGATTTT ATGCAAAACACAGGCAGAAACAGAGAACGCAGACCTCAACTTCACATCAACAAGAGGAGCTTGACCAACTTCGTAGCCCT AAATACCACTGCAACCAATATCGGGAGGAAACGTAA